The bacterium DNA segment AGAATATCTACGAAAAAAGTCACAGACGCTACGGCAGCCCACGGATTACCGATGAGCTGCATAAGGAAGGATTTGTAGTCAGCAGAGCCAGAGTAGCACGCCTTATGAAAGCATATGGCATAAACGCTGTCAGTAAGAAGAAATTCAAGGTTACCACAGACAGTAACCATAACTACCCCGTGGCACCAAACTTACTGGAACGTGATTTTACTGTAGAAAAGCCCAATAGCGTGTGGGTATCTGATATCACCTACATATTCACTCAGGCTGGTTGGCTTTATCTTACTGTGATAATTGACCTGTTTAACCGCATGGTTGTAGGCTGGTCCATGAGCAGTAGCATGAGTGCCGCTGAAACGACAATAGCAGCCTTAGACCATGCATATGGGAGATTCCATCCTACAGAGGGATTGATCTTTCATTCTGATCGTGGTATTCAGTATGCATGTAAAGATTTCAAAGAACAGCTTGCAAAATACAAAATGATCCAGAGTATGTCAGCCAAAGGTGACTGCTGGGATAATGCTGTTGCTGAGAGCTTTTTCGCGACACTGAAAAAAGAAGAGGTGTATCGTTATAAATATCAAAATCGCTGGCAGGCCCGGCAGTCAATTTTTTCGTACATTGAAATTTTCTATAATCGTATTCGGAAACATTCATATCTTGACAACATGTCTCCGGTGCAATTCACGGCCATGAAAAAGGCTGTTTAATCTTAACTATGTGTCCATTTTTTTGTGGCAATTCCAGCCTTTTTAAGAGGCTGTAAACACAATGTGATCCCCTGAGCAAGGGATCATCAATTATGCACCTGGATAACCACCGGTTTTCTGAAAGGCCTCAATTCCAAAATACAACTGGCAAAACGACGAGCGCGTAGGTTTTGAAATATCCATAACTTTATCAACATAATTTATTTCTTAACGGCTGATCTTGAATATGATTACCTACGCTTTTCAACATGGAACAAAATTTTTTTAACATTATTTCTTAAATTCACACAAAATTTACATAAATTGTTGATCAAAGTCAACTATTTTTTATCTTAACAAAGGCACGTATTGGCTCAAAAATAAAGTAAGTTTAGAGGAATTGAATTATTTCATAAATTGATCGCTGCCTCAAAATAGATGTAACCGTAAAGACGGGAGATTTTAGGATGAGTACATCGACTTGTAAAAAAACTAAAAAAGTGCAACTATTCCAAATTATCAATATCTAAACAAATTCTGCTCTGTTTCTTCTACCTCAAGATCGCCTTTTTAACGGGCAAATTCATATAACTTCTGCCTGCTGTACAACTTAAGCCGGATAGTAATGTATTAATTCATTCATTAATTTGATTAAATAATAATATTGCTGACAGTGCACTGTAAATTTTTGCAGAGACCTGGAACATTGCTATTTCTTTATTTATATTTGCAGAGCTTCATGCTTTTATGCTTTACTAAAAACCAGTGTCACTTTTGTCCCTGCTCCTTCTTTGCTGTCAATGAATATATTACCCCTGTTTTCCCTGACAAAATCTCTGCATAAGACTAATCCAAGCCCGGTTCCTTTTTCACCCTCAGTACCTAATCTTGAATTTTGTTTATCAATTCTGAATATCTCTTTCTGTAATTTTTTTGGAATCCCCGTACCACTATCCTGTACATAAATTTCAACATTTTCACCTTTTATTTTTGCAGAAATATTGACTGCTTCCCCTCTGTTGGAAAATTTAATCCCATTAGAAACCAAATTCTGCAAAACAGATTTGAACATATTTGGATCGGCTTTGATAAATATATTGCTGCTAATATCTTTATTAATCTTTATTTCTTTTTGGTCTGCACTGCCGCTCATTAAATATACTACAGAATCAACCATGTCTGAAAGATGAATCCGCTCCGGTTTGTGCTTCATTCTTCCCTGTTGCAGCTGTGACCAGTTGAGAAGATTTTCCAGAAGATTAAAAAGATGCAGTGTATTTTTTTTCAATTCCGATGCAATATCTTTAATCTTTTCTTTATCAAGTTCATTGATCCTGTCTGCAAGGAGCCTTGATCCCGAAAGCTGTACCTGAAGAGGGCTTTTAATATCATGGGCTATAATGGAAAAAAACTTATCTTTTGTTAAATTTACTTCCTTTAACTCCGTAAGTATTTTCTTTTGCTTCCCGTTAACCTTTTTAAGCTTATTTTCCTTCTCCTGTATCTTCTCATTTGCATAAGACAATTCCATGTTTATTGTTTTTTGATATTTGTACAAACGCAGAATTATC contains these protein-coding regions:
- a CDS encoding IS3 family transposase (programmed frameshift), producing ARRIYTKEFKLESIQLVESKGGNASKVARNLGISPNLLNRWIREYKADTEYAFPGLGRLKEPEEEVRQLRKELADTRMERDILKKAFGHFLKTVPMKYRFIQMHTHMFPVEKMCHALKVGRGGYYAWLGRPLSKRAEENMQLIERIKNIYEKSHRRYGSPRITDELHKEGFVVSRARVARLMKAYGINAVSKKKFKVTTDSNHNYPVAPNLLERDFTVEKPNSVWVSDITYIFTQAGWLYLTVIIDLFNRMVVGWSMSSSMSAAETTIAALDHAYGRFHPTEGLIFHSDRGIQYACKDFKEQLAKYKMIQSMSAKGDCWDNAVAESFFATLKKEEVYRYKYQNRWQARQSIFSYIEIFYNRIRKHSYLDNMSPVQFTAMKKAV